One Plasmodium cynomolgi strain B DNA, chromosome 12, whole genome shotgun sequence genomic region harbors:
- a CDS encoding hypothetical protein (putative) codes for MIWWFLISINFLFFLIKSFFTPKDTTYMNDINNNQDSASTEKYILGENYNLTSLKLKIDFGSLDTGTKIIEYSKGIINIRSIQQYDYDSYMLTPCNSDIWWIYSFSDIIHIEKIGLVSLEHYASNFKVIEILGSDVYPTKKWKKLGKIATNFTKSFELFNIYDYCKNYDEDNCWVKYMKFVVLSHHNLENNYYCTLTHLQIFASSGVDMLSDKIYSDDNITQIEKDFHDNYKHEKNENIRDHEIIENLEVLLEDKERMQGEGTTPGTSDRRNGQRHLDKKHEEDAMHSPEMHTTETITTEQSPTGVTPPTISNFTPFDGSFLDPETIEEELIDTDLIDSKLMDTELIKKELMDTELIEKELMNAELVERDSKTAHISEPSFDHLTEQIGNVFDEKRDHERNTTKEVEVNTSQHKEEEKEKVSVSPSVATKQNVLEQKKYNQGVSPHSLVILNKAVKKKYAVLQNFNKLRISKLLKNYPFMNYKNVVKKYMPYIAYLMKYKDELSYDHYNMKDVIKMDRFFNPVDDPPLERSTVRKYTPTCRRFLSPFRVLVRRVFPKVYSRVNIPRRVPLHSATTPHTSDKRTIPGSPSETPSRKPPKVHCYNYGAIKNVQNSILQNRRMYPLLTIWKPRRLCNHDMVCLKKHAGDINKLLTFRRNLIKSTIRKYLVFITGKRLPPPKRRRQKIVKKKKRKIRKKRGMFRKLFLSKQFNKIGHIKKLRLFYSPIFRLPTCDASRYLPHKQMQQQNRIKNLQILTPLKEQPQDSLIMIYLFDELRKGRETHNLESLKWCFDFMTKWKNTFDSVLLMSFMKCAPLASLRNRGRCVDIMKNGLLLKKKNKSTLEKELHGLFFAHSDRSRTCKRHDRLERTDLSYYAYREEGAEENAEESAEENAEENAEENAEENADTVEYYIDEEYYIDGEHYPDGEHYPDGEHYPDGEHYPDGEPFPVESPLPREPLHPKDPPINHQVSVETPPLNVESPTTINTLTLYLYMLRCKNVHSRYHTMVLMKSQKDIKRMPKLMADICSNLSSRRIEENLTESESYVRGVISDHMANCTTNYLFSEKLPTTKSRISVWKTNLEREKKGATKNEQSVKAGGGTDNLEEQSKREYQEVPFQRSQRGHLDEANMCLTLGEMENMIYSDKYLKQYVEEAGIHKEMHKKDKMKNIINVKYKQKNNDKSIKILNEIKETEESNSKLVNEVYDIISEYDDDNNQSKIYSVKLKSGKQIPLIINKPENKMKEKVINSEAKKKNIKDNKLQYLDEFDHVLNDHIQYDHYEQNCIREEKIEEKAKNTRGHALLTLVDKVKTIENKNNYVISKLKDVIKITNNKTKIIYHMLSNFKILQNTISLLLKYIMINEKNMKNLHKNRNKSESFFKILKDICILQINEKKQHFDSLHYICKYLQDLLYDEIEKIYLFEKPTRGGAAGVGAGAGGGRRTTAANGGTTSASMGGKFPLCGEEEENMLLHNKNSFHDKNPNFIFKEKKRNIFNFLYYENHCHNDIFKTPLIYYTSSVDSLQTFYFKIYNFFRNLTFFHHLVYKFRHYKRMLISYLIGGAAGDAGAQFSGPQFSGSQFSGSQFNGAPHTAAQFGGSQFGGAYGDPQNRGNLYAFLLGLLLIIFLINNFFCFLLYKHLSNKLNKFVQGCTCHRK; via the exons ATGATATGGTggtttttaatttcaataaattttttgtttttccttatAAAAAGCTTTTTCACCCCCAAAGATACGACTTATATGAACGACATAAATAACAACCAGGACAGCGCGTCGACAG AAAAATACATTCTTGGCGAAAACTACAACCTGACGAGCCTGAAGCTGAAGATCGACTTCGGCTCGCTAGACACCGGCACGAAGATAATCGAGTACAGCAAGGGAATTATAAACATCCGATCGATTCAACAGTACGACTATGACAGTTACATGCTGACGCCATGCAATTCAGACATCTGGTGGATCTACTCATTCAGTGACATTATACACATCGAGAAAATCGGATTGGTATCACTAGAGCATTATGCATCAAATTTCAAAGTTATAGAAATTTTAGGGAGTGATGTATAcccaacaaaaaaatggaaaaagttAGGAAAAATTGCCACCAATTTTACAAAGAGCTTTGAATTATTTAACATCTATgattattgtaaaaattacgATGAAGATAATTGTTGGGTGAAATATATGAAGTTTGTTGTCCTGTCTCATCACAACttagaaaataattattattgtaCTTTGACtcatttgcaaatttttgcttCATCTGGTGTTGATATGCTCAGTGATAAAATATACTCAGATGATAACATCACGCAGATTGAAAAAGATTTCCATGACAATTACAAGcatgagaaaaatgaaaatattcgCGACCATGAGATTATAGAAAATTTGGAGGTTCTCCTTGAGGACAAGGAACGTATGCAGGGTGAAGGGACTACACCAGGAACAAGCGATCGGCGAAATGGGCAGAGACACTTAGATAAGAAGCACGAAGAGGATGCAATGCATTCACCAGAAATGCACACGACTGAAACTATTACAACAGAGCAATCCCCCACGGGTGTAACCCCCCCGACGATATCCAATTTTACCCCCTTCGATGGCTCCTTCCTAGATCCAGAAACGATAGAAGAAGAATTAATAGACACGGATCTTATCGATTCAAAGCTGATGGATACAGAATTAATCAAAAAAGAACTTATGGACACTGAGCTCATCGAAAAAGAACTAATGAACGCAGAACTTGTCGAGAGAGACTCCAAGACTGCTCACATTAGCGAACCTTCATTTGACCATTTAACAGAACAAATAGGAAACGTGtttgatgaaaaaagagACCATGAAAGGAACACCACCAAGGAGGTTGAAGTTAATACAAGTCAACacaaggaggaagagaaagaaaaagttagTGTATCCCCCTCTGTAGCTACAAAGCAGAATGTGctagaacagaaaaaatacaaccaGGGTGTCTCACCTCATTCGCTAGTCATCCTGAACAAAgcggtgaagaagaaatatgctgtacttcaaaattttaacaaactCAGAATATCcaagcttttaaaaaattacccattcatgaattacaaaaatgtggttAAGAAGTACATGCCTTACATTGCCTACCTGATGAAGTATAAGGACGAGCTCAGTTACGATCACTACAACATGAAAGATGTCATCAAAATGGATCGCTTCTTCAACCCCGTGGATGATCCACCTCTTGAGAGAAGCACAGTGAGGAAATACACACCCACCTGTCGGCGATTTCTTTCCCCATTCCGTGTGCTCGTGAGGAGGGTCTTTCCAAAAGTGTACAGCCGTGTAAATATCCCAAGACGCGTTCCCCTGCACAGTGCAACGACTCCACACACTTCTGATAAGAGGACCATTCCAGGGAGTCCGAGTGAAACACCATCGAGAAAACCACCCAAAGTGCACTGCTACAACTACGGGGCTATAAAAAACGTGCAAAATAGTATACTGCAGAATAGGCGTATGTATCCCCTCCTGACTATATGGAAGCCCCGTCGTCTGTGCAATCACGATATGGTCTGCTTGAAAAAACATGCAGGGGACATTAACAAATTGCTTACCTTTAGACGTAACTTAATCAAGTCCACAATCCGAAAGTATCTCGTCTTCATAACTGGAAAGAGATTGCCCCCCCCAAAGAGAAGGAGACagaaaattgtgaagaaaaaaaaaaggaaaatcagaaaaaaaaggggaatgttCAGAAAGCTCTTCTTATCAAAACAGTTTAATAAAATAggacatataaaaaaattacgccttttttattcacccATTTTTCGTTTACCAACATGCGATGCATCGAGGTATCTCCCGCacaagcag atgcagcaaCAGAATAGAATAAAGAACCTGCAAATTTTAACCCCTCTAAAGGAACAACCACAGGACAGCTTGATAATGATTTACCTCTTCGATGAACTAAGAAAGGGACGAGAGACACACAATTTGGAGAGCCTCAAATGGTGCTTTGATTTCATGacgaagtggaaaaatacaTTCGACTCAGTATTGCTTATGTCTTTCATGAAATGTGCCCCATTAGCTAGTCTGCGCAACCGTGGCAGGTGTGTGGATATAATGAAGAATGGTCTtcttttgaagaagaaaaacaaatcgacACTTGAGAAGGAACTGCAcggtcttttttttgcacattcgGACAGAAGCAGGACTTGCAAAAGGCACGACCGTTTGGAGAGAACGGATTTGTCGTACTATGCCTACAGGGAGGAGGGTGCGGAAGAGAATGCGGAAGAGAGTGCAGAAGAGAATGCGGAAGAGAATGCAGAAGAGAATGCAGAAGAGAATGCGGATACTGTGGAGTACTATATAGATGAGGAATACTACATAGATGGGGAGCACTATCCTGATGGGGAGCACTACCCTGATGGGGAGCACTATCCCGATGGGGAGCACTATCCCGATGGGGAACCCTTCCCAGTGGAATCACCCCTCCCCAGGGAGCCACTCCACCCGAAGGACCCCCCTATAAATCACCAAGTTAGTGTCGAAACGCCCCCCCTGAATGTTGAATCCCCCACAACGATTAACACCCTTACGCTGTATCTGTACATGTTAAGATGCAAAAACGTGCACTCGCGCTACCACACCATGGTACTGATGAAAAGCCAGAAGGATATAAAGCGCATGCCCAAACTGATGGCAGATATATGCAGTAACTTGTCTAGCCGCAGAATTGAAGAGAACCTAACGGAGAGCGAAAGCTATGTAAGAGGCGTCATCTCAGATCATATGGCAAATTGCACGACAAATTACCTTTTTTCAGAAAAATTGCCAACTACTAAAA GTCGTATATCCGTTTGGAAAACCAACttagaaagagaaaaaaaaggcgcaacaaaaaatgagcagagtGTGAAGGCAGGGGGAGGTACAGACAATCTGGAGGAGCaatcaaaaagggaatatcAGGAAGTGCCTTTCCAAAGGAGTCAACGTGGTCACCTCGACGAGGCGAACATGTGCCTAACCCTaggcgaaatggaaaatatgatataCTCAGATAAATATCTAAAACAATACGTAGAGGAAGCAGGGATACACAAAGAAATGCATAAGaaagacaaaatgaaaaatattataaatgtaaaatataaacagaaaaataatgacaaaagtataaaaatcttgaacgaaataaaagaaacagaagaaaGCAACAGCAAACTTGTTAACGAAGTGTATGATATCATTAGCGAATATGATGATGATAATAACCAGTCGAAAATTTATTCTGTGAAATTAAAATCGGGAAAACAAATTCctttaattattaataaaccagaaaataaaatgaaagaaaaagtaataaacagtgaagcaaaaaaaaaaaatattaaagacAATAAATTACAATATCTTGACGAATTTGATCATGTGCTGAATGATCACATCCAGTACGATCATTATGAACAGAATTGCAtacgagaagaaaaaattgaagaaaaagcaaaaaatacaaGAGGACATGCCCTACTAACATTAGTGGACAAAGTAAAAActattgaaaataaaaataattacgtaATTTCCAAATTGAAAGATGtcataaaaattaccaaCAATAAAACGAAAATCATATATCACATGTTGtccaattttaaaattttacaaaacaCAATTAGCCTTCTGCTAAAATATATCAtgataaacgaaaaaaatatgaaaaatttacacaaaaataggAATAAGTCAGaatcctttttcaaaatattgaaagatatatgtattttacaaattaatgaaaaaaaacaacattttGATTCACTCCACTATAtttgcaaatatttacaaGATTTACTATACGATgagatagaaaaaatatatcttttcGAAAAACCCACaagaggaggagcagcaggagtaGGGGCAGGCGCAggtgggggaagaagaacgacTGCTGCAAACGGGGGGACCACTTCTGCCTCCATGGGCGGAAAGTTCCCATTAtgtggtgaagaagaagaaaatatgctgctacataataaaaattcctTTCACGATAAAAAtcccaattttatttttaaagagaaaaaaagaaatatattcaattttttgtattatgAAAATCATTGTCATAACGACATATTCAAAACCCCCCTCATTTATTATACTTCTTCGGTGGACAGCCTTCAaacgttttattttaaaatttacaattttttcaggaATTTAACCTTTTTTCACCACCTTGTGTATAAATTTAGGCACTACAAGAGGATGCTTATCAGTTACCTTATCGGGGGCGCTGCCGGCGATGCCGGTGCACAGTTTAGCGGTCCACAGTTTAGTGGCTCACAGTTTAGTGGTTCACAGTTTAACGGTGCACCGCACACCGCTGCGCAGTTCGGCGGATCGCAGTTTGGTGGCGCGTACGGAGATCCTCAGAATAGAGGGAACCTGTACGCCTTCCTTTTGGGCCTCCTCCTGATAATTTTCCtcataaacaattttttctgtttcctcCTGTACAAGCATTTATCGAATAAGTTGAACAAATTCGTTCAGGGCTGCACCTGCCACAGGAAGTGA
- a CDS encoding hypothetical protein (putative) yields the protein MELTWRENFDSVEIRLKKEGSGEGDQRKKSVFSDVRCIEDLCFYDEHVVEMEKAKDLLISDTYIKINHKNKIVNIDLYDKISMDKEHVQVRENTQFIILNLKKKENKLWGHLNYFNIFLIYKNATYPNLIKCTKEEKNKLIAQEQKFKSIINDRRINSLDDLKKMLKRDKNSRDDFIKKLQDDAQRIQSQLEEQKNELLRNQKEEIRKRAIDSIYQDCDVGEMDKLDQHNEVDTGNCSHRNVENPNELIISEENKSNDINSQVEELVRDNPGSNHQLVVPCSDVVTKNQPKLLLLQDRTTQNKVIELKFTQMKRNELPARESRMLKQKLPSCTSTKNFFLIVLIEKAKKLYFKNSDFVSCLETLKSVSSYLLMGHELIKEEHIKVLNNYSLLHLLTNNLEECIRACDNCLFIINEEIKCYNVQDAIFEENTPRDGSSCHMKTWNTLEKIKSQNYVQYMYSIYTIVSARKVLALIKQGGETQLENVEKIYLSIEDIKRYLPCHIFEDFQKGIENLKIFTTLLREVRTLNLENISYTVQVKHRLEVVNKHMVGKYLRRDISFCFSFTMIRSFSLKNLNRYYENVVNIMLCIFVLIEKQQEIYFHLNNVQHCEVSSFTLLHVYQFVLLIKNESSFCDKMGQMETLDVGLIECPQMRDEIMRILTNYLVGGYSDLDFLLQNNMCLQGILCAICRDRGDILQGEALQKRFENNQKEEELPIEQPTTNGCQPNEQLFPLRDILLQNIPYKMKKGEKIVKHFCRANTHTYQVKVELFGSVTEYLNVKQKCELLKIEIVTKMIKSMCYTLNIVQKVHKENEKKKTQLKRVIYTLLADLSWSIQNMNPSCGESENVVSLLLLYFCFSFIYNYPKNEFIIDTHYKRVNEETHSKYLSLNDVAEEGKTFSKDKLKSMLEKTFLYKFFLDYKKYIDLEKKKKKYKFCRIHITT from the exons ATGGAACTCACTTGGAGAGAAAACTTCGACTCCGTGGAGATAAGGctgaaaaaggaaggaagcgGAGAAGGTGACCAGCGCAAAAAAAGCGTCTTCTCCGATGTCAGGTGCATAGAAGACCTATGCTTCTACGACGAACACGTAgtagaaatggaaaaggcaaaagacCTCCTAATATCAGACACGTACATCAAAATAAaccacaaaaataaaatcgtcAACATCGATTTGTATGACAAAATAAGCATGGACAAGGAGCACGTACAGGTTAGAGAAAACACCCAATTTATTATcttaaatttgaagaaaaaagaaaacaaattatggGGACATTTAAATTACTTCAATATTTTCCTCATATACAAAAATGCCACATATccaaatttgataaaatgcacaaaggaagaaaagaataaattaattGCACAGGAGCAGAAATTCAAATCGATAATTAATGATAGGAGAATCAACAGTTTAGATGATCTAAAGAAAATGCTCAAGAGAGATAAAAACTCGCGAGATGACTTTATCAAGAAGCTGCAGGATGATGCACAAAGGATACAGTCCCAGttggaggaacaaaaaaatgagctgCTGAGAAAtcagaaggaagaaatccGCAAAAGAGCGATTGATTCAATATATCAAGATTGTGACGTAGGCGAAATGGATAAACTGGATCAGCACAATGAGGTAGACACGGGAAATTGCTCACATCGAAATGTGGAGAACCCTAACGAGCTCATCATTtctgaagaaaataaatcaaatgaTATAAATAGCCAAGTGGAAGAACTCGTCCGAGATAACCCAGGAAGTAACCATCAATTGGTAGTACCCTGCTCCGACGTAGTTACGAAAAACCAGCCTAAACTACTACTACTTCAAGATCGAACAACACAAAATAAGGTTATCGAATTGAAGTTTACTCAAATGAAGAGGAACGAACTCCCTGCAAGAGAATCCAGAATGCTGAAGCAGAAGTTACCCAGCTGCACTTCCaccaaaaatttcttcctcatcgTTTTGATagaaaaggcaaagaagCTCTACTTCAAGAATTCCGATTTTGTCAGTTGCTTGGAGACACTCAAATCGGTGTCCTCCTACCTGCTCATGG GACACGAACTAATTAAGGAGGAACACATAAAGGTGCTGAACAATTATTCCCTCCTCCACCTGCTGACGAACAACTTGGAAGAATGCATACGAGCATGTGACAACTGTTTGTTCataataaatgaagaaataaaatgctaCAATGTACAGGATGccatttttgaggaaaacACACCAAGGGATGGAAGCAGCTGTCATATGAAGACATGGAACAcgttagaaaaaataaaatcacaAAACTATGTTCAGTATATGTATAGCATCTACACAATTGTCAGTGCTAGAAAAGTACTTGCGTTGATTAAACAAGGGGGAGAGACCCAATtagaaaatgtagaaaaaatttacctctCAATTGAAGACATAAAAAGATATTTACCATGTCACATTTTTGAGGATTTCCAAAAGGGaattgaaaatttgaaaattttcaccacCTTGCTGAGAGAAGTACGCACCCTCAACTTGGAAAACATTTCATACACTGTCCAAGTAAAGCATAGACTAGAAGTAGTCAACAAACATATGGTAGGGAAATATCTGCGACGAGATATTTCTTTCTGTTTCTCCTTCACCATGATCAGATCGTTTAGTTTAAAGAACCTGAACAGATATTACGAAAACGTTGTCAATATTATGCTGTGCATTTTTGTCCTAATAGAAAAACAAcaagaaatttatttccatcTAAATAATGTACAACATTGTGAAGTTTCCAGTTTTACTCTTCTTCACGTATATCAGTTTGTCCTtctcattaaaaatgaaagtagCTTTTGTGACAAAATGGGCCAAATGGAAACCCTGGATGTAGGCTTAATTGAATGCCCTCAAATGAGAGACGAAATTATGCGCATTTTGACCAACTACTTAGTGGGAGGATACAGCGACTTggattttcttcttcaaaataatatgtgCTTGCAGGGGATCCTATGCGCCATTTGTCGAGATCGAGGTGATATACTCCAAGGAGAAGCGCTGCAGAAACGCTTCGAAAATAAtcagaaggaagaagaactcCCAATTGAACAACCCACAACGAATGGGTGCCAACCAAATGAGCAACTCTTCCCCCTTAGGGACATCCTCTTACAGAATATTCcgtacaaaatgaagaagggagaaaaaatcgtCAAACATTTCTGTAGAGcaaatacacatacataccaAGTGAAGGTTGAACTCTTTGGAAGTGTGACAGAGTACCTGAAcgtgaagcaaaaatgtgaGTTGCTCAAAATAGAGATTgtcacaaaaatgataaagtCAATGTGCTATACGCTAAATATAGTACAAAAAGTGCacaaggaaaatgaaaaaaaaaagacgcagCTAAAGAGAGTTATCTACACCTTACTAGCTGATTTATCATGGAGCATCCAGAACATGAACCCCTCGTGTGGAGAATCGGAAAATGTGGTTAGTCTCCTACTTCTCtacttttgcttttcctttatttatAACTACCCCAAAAATGAGTTCATCATCGACACGCATTACAAAAGAGTCAACGAGGAAACTCATTCGAAGTACCTCTCCCTGAATGATGTcgcagaagaaggaaaaacattttccaAAGACAAGTTAAAAAGCATGCTAGAGAAAACGTTcctatataaatttttcttagactacaaaaaatatattgatttggaaaaaaaaaaaaaaaagtacaagtTCTGTAGAATTCACATCACAACATGA